The Apium graveolens cultivar Ventura chromosome 6, ASM990537v1, whole genome shotgun sequence genome contains a region encoding:
- the LOC141665952 gene encoding uncharacterized protein LOC141665952, with protein MSAFGIKAMALNLVADWKRARASEGANRSVTTEHCKTWVKPPEGWIKINIDASFCAGGNNVGIGCVARDSRGRFLRARCNVLHGTAQVREAEACSLKEALEWIRGWRTEKCIFESDAKLLVDAFQRDRGRSNFDTIVETCSSSLKHFKEVSIVFASRSANSVAHVLAQAAYSMSGPTEWFSAAPDFISCNLELDLN; from the coding sequence ATGTCTGCTTTTGGTATTAAGGCCATGGCACTTAATTTGGTGGCTGATTGGAAACGTGCTCGAGCCTCAGAGGGTGCAAACCGGAGTGTGACTACTGAACACTGCAAAACATGGGTGAAACCACCGGAAGGGTGGATAAAGATAAATATCGATGCATCGTTTTGTGCAGGAGGCAATAACGTTGGGATTGGTTGTGTGGCTCGTGATAGCAGAGGCCGTTTTCTTCGAGCAAGATGCAATGTATTGCATGGAACTGCACAGGTGCGAGAGGCGGAGGCGTGCAGTTTGAAAGAAGCTCTAGAATGGATTCGAGGATGGAGAACAGAAAAGTGCATCTTTGAATCAGATGCCAAGCTACTAGTGGATGCATTTCAGAGGGATCGAGGGAGATCAAACTTTGATACTATTGTTGAAACTTGTAGTAGTAGTCTTAAACACTTTAAGGAAGTGTCGATTGTTTTTGCTAGTCGATCTGCGAATAGTGTGGCTCATGTATTAGCACAAGCTGCATATTCTATGTCAGGTCCTACGGAGTGGTTTAGTGCTGCTCCAGATTTTATTTCATGTAACCTTGAGTTGGATTTAAATTAG
- the LOC141667236 gene encoding U-box domain-containing protein 13-like has translation MEDDDAGRAVVKEMIELVSKIAEISDYRSSVKKQYCNLARRLKLLTPMFEEIRDSEEKINRASVDELSKLKEAMLLAFELLQFGSQGSKIYMVLEREKIMKNLQEVTVQLENALSGISFEQLDISDEIQEQVELVLAQFRRAKGRIDGPNVELFEDLLSLYNMKPDAVADSAVLRRLVDNLQLSGITDLTQESLALHEMVATSGSDPGESIEKMSMLLKKIKDFVQTEDPNIDSPVMESGSVQAATDRIQKIPEDFRCPISLELMVDPVIVSTGQTYERSCIEKWLEAGHGTCPKTQQTLSSLSLTPNYVLRSLIAQWCEANGVEPPKRSVRLSKTKSACTPAERSKIDTLLHKLTSVNPEDKRFAAGEIRLLAKRNADNRVALAEAGAIPLLVGLLSTPDSRTQEHAVTALLNLSICEENKGSIVSSGAVPGIVYVLKKGSMEARENAAATLFSLSVVDENKVTIGGFGAIPPLVTLLSEGNQRGKKDAATALFNLCIYQGNKGKAVRAGIVPTLMKLLTEPQGGMVDESLAILAILASHSEGRAAIGAAEALPVLVAVIGSGSPRNKENAAAVLVHLCSADQQYLVEAQELGVMSSLIDLVQTGTDRGKRKAGQLLERIKQQNQAPTLNESQAQVLNESQFEAPSPSLVLTLSPSLVPAPTPSLVPAPTPSLVQNQQSRPSLSAHFVDS, from the exons ATGGAAGACGATGACGCAGGACGAGCTGTCGTTAAAGAGATGATAGAATTAGTTAGTAAAATAGCGGAGATATCGGATTACAGGTCTAGTGTGAAGAAACAGTACTGTAACTTAGCCAGGAGGTTAAAATTGTTGACGCCGATGTTCGAAGAGATTCGAGATAGTGAGGAGAAGATTAATCGAGCTTCGGTGGATGAGTTAAGTAAGTTGAAAGAAGCAATGTTGTTAGCTTTCGAGTTGTTGCAATTTGGAAGCCAAGGGAGTAAGATCTATATG GTTCTGGAAAGGGAAAAAATAATGAAAAATTTACAGGAAGTGACAGTTCAGTTAGAAAATGCTTTGAGTGGGATATCGTTTGAGCAACTTGATATATCGGATGAAATTCAGGAACAG GTTGAGCTGGTTCTTGCCCAGTTCAGAAGAGCCAAAGGAAGGATTGATGGACCTAATGTTGAACTGTTTGAAGATCTATTATCGCTTTACAACATGAAACCTGATGCTGTTGCAGATTCAGCTGTCCTAAGGAGATTAGTAGATAATTTACAGCTAAGTGGAATAACTGATCTCACACAAGAATCACTAGCTTTGCATGAAATGGTTGCTACTAGTGGAAGCGATCCAGGGGAGAGCATTGAAAAGATGTCAATGCTACTAAAAAAAATCAAGGATTTCGTTCAGACAGAGGATCCAAATATAGATTCTCCTGTAATGGAAAGTGGCAGTGTACAAGCAGCTACCGACCGAATTCAGAAAATACCTGAAGATTTCCGCTGTCCTATATCTCTTGAGTTAATGGTCGACCCGGTCATTGTTTCAACAGGACAG ACCTACGAACGGTCTTGCATCGAGAAGTGGCTGGAAGCAGGGCATGGCACTTGTCCCAAGACACAACAAACTCTTAGTAGCCTCTCTCTTACACCCAACTATGTCTTACGTAGTCTCATAGCCCAGTGGTGTGAAGCAAACGGGGTTGAACCCCCCAAACGATCAGTTCGCCTCAGTAAGACTAAATCTGCATGCACACCTGCTGAACGTTCCAAGATAGATACTCTCCTTCACAAACTTACATCTGTAAACCCTGAAGACAAACGGTTTGCAGCAGGTGAAATCCGCCTTCTTGCCAAGCGGAATGCTGATAATCGGGTGGCACTTGCTGAAGCTGGCGCCATTCCATTACTTGTAGGTCTCCTTTCAACTCCAGATTCACGCACCCAGGAGCATGCCGTTACTGCACTCCTTAACCTTTCCATTTGCGAGGAAAACAAAGGAAGCATTGTATCTTCTGGTGCAGTTCCTGGTATAGTTTACGTGTTGAAGAAGGGAAGTATGGAAGCAAGGGAAAATGCAGCCGCCACCTTGTTTAGCCTTTCAGTTGTGGATGAAAATAAAGTTACTATTGGTGGTTTTGGAGCTATTCCACCGCTTGTGACATTACTAAGTGAAGGCAACCAGAGGGGGAAGAAGGATGCTGCAACAGCACTGTTCAATTTGTGCATATACCAAGGTAACAAGGGGAAAGCCGTGAGGGCTGGAATTGTGCCCACATTGATGAAGTTACTTACAGAACCCCAAGGTGGAATGGTGGACGAGTCGCTAGCCATTCTAGCTATACTGGCTAGTCACTCTGAAGGGAGGGCAGCCATTGGAGCTGCAGAGGCTCTGCCAGTCTTGGTTGCAGTCATTGGCAGTGGGTCTCCAAGGAATAAGGAGAATGCAGCTGCTGTTTTAGTTCACCTCTGTTCTGCTGACCAACAATATTTGGTAGAAGCTCAAGAACTTGGGGTGATGTCCTCATTAATTGATTTAGTGCAAACTGGCACTGATAGGGGTAAGCGTAAGGCTGGACAGTTGCTTGAGCGTATCAAGCAGCAGAATCAGGCTCCAACGCTAAACGAGTCTCAAGCTCAGGTGCTAAACGAGTCTCAATTTGAAGCCCCGTCTCCATCTCTGGTTCTCACGCTGTCTCCATCTCTGGTTCCAGCTCCGACTCCATCTCTGGTTCCAGCTCCGACTCCTTCTCTGGTTCAGAACCAGCAGTCGCGACCATCCTTATCTGCACATTTTGTTGATAGCTGA